A single genomic interval of Myxococcales bacterium harbors:
- a CDS encoding polysaccharide biosynthesis C-terminal domain-containing protein: protein GRRATAVLTGDLRRTLFLLALPVLAEQFLNSFVGFVDLFLSGHLSPDPTSELNQHATSAIGIAAYMGWLATMLFGFVGVGTTALVSRHWGANEHAEANRIANRSMALSLVMGVAVCLLFFLSAPWLAWFLEMEGARYKIAVRYLRIDAFGHIFSSLSLIGAAALRGTGNTRSPMLILGMVSVLNLIISPLLVFGLGPLPPLGIDGIVFGTVIARCSGGLLMVIALARGISGLKLLRTELTLRGEPVRRILRIGSVKGDNILSADKYIMVVLLVPLPFHQRVRDQLGNRCPAFGVHVRSSYCIYPVCRERPCVRDTQQSAILAAAIP from the coding sequence CGGCCGACGGGCAACGGCCGTCCTGACCGGCGACCTGAGACGGACGCTGTTTCTGCTGGCCTTGCCGGTGTTGGCCGAGCAGTTCCTCAATTCGTTCGTCGGCTTCGTCGATCTGTTCTTGTCCGGGCATCTCAGCCCCGATCCGACGTCGGAACTCAACCAGCACGCGACGTCGGCGATCGGAATCGCTGCTTACATGGGCTGGCTGGCCACGATGCTGTTCGGTTTTGTCGGCGTAGGCACGACGGCATTGGTGTCGCGTCACTGGGGAGCAAACGAGCACGCCGAGGCGAACCGCATCGCTAACCGATCGATGGCGCTTTCATTGGTGATGGGGGTGGCGGTCTGCCTGCTGTTCTTCCTGTCCGCTCCCTGGCTGGCGTGGTTTCTGGAAATGGAGGGCGCGCGATACAAGATCGCCGTCCGCTATCTGCGAATCGACGCCTTCGGGCACATTTTCAGCAGCTTGAGCCTGATCGGAGCGGCCGCCTTGCGCGGGACCGGCAACACCCGCTCGCCGATGCTCATCCTCGGCATGGTGAGCGTGCTGAACCTAATCATTTCGCCGTTGCTGGTTTTCGGACTCGGTCCCTTGCCGCCATTGGGCATCGACGGCATCGTCTTCGGCACTGTCATTGCGCGGTGTTCCGGCGGGCTGTTGATGGTGATCGCGCTGGCCCGTGGAATCAGCGGCTTGAAGCTGTTGCGGACGGAGTTGACTCTCCGTGGCGAACCGGTACGGCGGATTCTGCGCATCGGCTCTGTCAAAGGGGACAATATCCTGTCCGCAGATAAATACATAATGGTAGTGCTTCTTGTCCCGCTTCCTTTCCACCAGCGCGTCCGCGACCAGTTGGGCAATCGCTGCCCGGCGTTTGGCGTCCATGTCAGATCCTCCTATTGCATTTATCCAGTGTGCAGGGAGCGCCCCTGCGTGCGTGACACCCAGCAGTCAGCAATCCTTGCCGCCGCCATTCCCTGA